Proteins co-encoded in one Pyxidicoccus xibeiensis genomic window:
- a CDS encoding peptidoglycan-binding domain-containing protein yields MSDSRDSFANLDAAARKESDQPVGSPVQPCPYARKVRLRIALRDASFGVQANRRYQLQVGAEIFKGVTTPEGLIDQLLPSDATEARLQVWPVEAEGARPRVWKLELGKLLPASMLEGAQARLVNLGFASERSGTAGPKTKAALGSFQALFQLEETETLDSATQKRLDEVYRQPEAVAETGVHWTPPVSKPFKPSQTRAANPPVARVRDE; encoded by the coding sequence ATGAGCGACTCCCGGGACAGCTTCGCGAACCTGGATGCGGCGGCGCGGAAGGAGTCCGACCAGCCGGTGGGCAGCCCCGTCCAGCCCTGTCCGTATGCCCGCAAGGTGCGCCTTCGCATTGCCCTGCGCGACGCGTCTTTCGGCGTCCAGGCGAACCGGCGCTACCAGCTCCAGGTGGGCGCCGAGATTTTCAAGGGCGTCACCACCCCGGAGGGGCTCATCGACCAGCTGCTCCCGTCGGATGCCACCGAGGCGCGGCTCCAGGTGTGGCCCGTCGAGGCGGAGGGCGCGCGTCCGCGGGTGTGGAAGCTGGAGCTGGGCAAGCTGCTTCCTGCCTCGATGCTCGAGGGCGCACAGGCGCGGCTGGTGAACCTCGGGTTCGCCAGCGAGCGGAGCGGCACGGCCGGTCCGAAGACGAAGGCGGCGCTGGGCTCCTTCCAGGCGCTGTTCCAGCTCGAGGAGACGGAGACGCTGGATTCGGCGACCCAGAAGCGCCTGGACGAGGTCTACCGCCAGCCGGAGGCGGTGGCGGAGACCGGCGTCCACTGGACGCCGCCGGTCTCCAAGCCGTTCAAGCCCTCACAGACACGCGCGGCGAACCCGCCGGTTGCCCGTGTCCGCGATGAATAG
- a CDS encoding VOC family protein, with product MGTKIFVNLPVQSLKRSTEFFGKLGYTFNPKFTDENATCMVISEDIYAMLLVKPFFKGFIGKKEIADSTTTTEALIALSVDSRAAVDEYMKKVLEGGGTETKEPSDLGFMYQRSFADLDGHQWEIFWMDPKAAQ from the coding sequence ATGGGAACCAAGATCTTCGTCAACCTGCCGGTGCAGTCCCTGAAGCGGTCCACCGAGTTCTTCGGCAAGCTCGGCTACACGTTCAACCCCAAGTTCACGGACGAGAACGCCACCTGCATGGTCATCAGCGAGGACATCTACGCGATGCTGCTGGTGAAGCCCTTCTTCAAGGGCTTCATCGGGAAGAAGGAGATTGCCGACTCCACCACGACGACCGAGGCGCTCATTGCCCTCTCCGTGGACAGCCGGGCGGCGGTGGACGAATACATGAAGAAGGTGCTGGAGGGCGGCGGCACGGAGACGAAGGAGCCCTCGGACCTCGGCTTCATGTACCAGCGCAGCTTCGCGGACCTGGACGGCCACCAGTGGGAGATCTTCTGGATGGACCCCAAGGCGGCCCAGTAG
- a CDS encoding MarR family winged helix-turn-helix transcriptional regulator, giving the protein MGTALRIPMASPDTPLTRYERLKRLAQRFPELDTSAIETVVTLMKMSNDLSGAFDAHVARHGLSMGRFIVLVRLYSSEETGDMALTPADLAESSGVSRATMTGLLDTLEKDGLISREDHPEDRRMYTVHLTPKARRLLEGMLPDHYRRIGALMANLSEDERTTLRTLMAKVASGIPALRDP; this is encoded by the coding sequence ATGGGCACTGCGCTCCGGATACCCATGGCCTCGCCCGACACCCCCCTGACCCGCTACGAGCGGCTGAAGCGACTGGCCCAGCGCTTCCCCGAGCTCGACACGAGCGCCATCGAGACGGTCGTCACGCTGATGAAGATGTCCAATGATTTGTCCGGTGCCTTCGACGCGCACGTCGCACGGCATGGGCTGTCCATGGGGCGCTTCATCGTGCTCGTGCGCCTGTACTCCTCCGAGGAGACGGGGGACATGGCGCTGACGCCGGCGGACCTGGCGGAGAGCTCGGGCGTCAGCCGGGCCACCATGACGGGCCTGCTCGACACGCTGGAGAAGGACGGCCTCATCTCCCGCGAGGACCATCCCGAGGACCGCCGGATGTACACGGTGCACCTCACCCCGAAGGCCCGGCGCCTGCTCGAGGGCATGCTCCCCGACCACTACCGCCGCATCGGCGCGCTCATGGCGAACCTCAGCGAGGATGAGCGCACCACCTTGAGGACGCTGATGGCCAAGGTCGCCTCCGGCATCCCCGCGCTCCGGGACCCCTGA
- a CDS encoding Rossmann-fold NAD(P)-binding domain-containing protein, with protein sequence MLDVKDPIVQAALRTACEEAGLPDSLRGCVYPLLREPEGDWPTCCGGGCLPCSSTLVDVAARTLVLLGTPRRSPIPG encoded by the coding sequence GTGCTGGACGTGAAGGACCCCATCGTGCAGGCGGCACTGCGGACCGCATGCGAGGAGGCCGGGCTGCCGGACTCGCTGCGCGGCTGCGTGTATCCCCTGCTGAGGGAGCCGGAGGGCGACTGGCCCACCTGCTGCGGTGGAGGCTGCCTGCCATGCTCTTCCACACTCGTGGACGTAGCGGCTCGCACGCTGGTGCTGCTGGGCACGCCCCGCCGCTCGCCCATTCCAGGGTGA
- a CDS encoding metal-dependent hydrolase, which translates to MNPIIHAELAWLAAQGLRERRDRILVVCAGLAPDLDGLTLLAGEELYGRYHHVLFHGYVGALVTMAVCVALARQRVRVAGLSLFAFHLHLLCDLAGSGPGWPIFYFWPTSMREWFWDGQWDLASWQNSVIGLAVTLACLACALRWRRTFVEVFSVRWDAEVTRTLRRRFLGEADSPGPTPPAA; encoded by the coding sequence ATGAATCCCATCATCCATGCCGAGCTCGCGTGGCTCGCGGCCCAGGGCCTGCGCGAGCGCAGGGACCGCATCCTCGTCGTGTGCGCCGGGCTGGCGCCGGACCTGGACGGCCTCACGCTGCTCGCCGGTGAGGAGCTCTACGGGCGCTATCACCACGTCCTCTTCCACGGCTACGTGGGCGCGCTCGTCACCATGGCGGTGTGCGTGGCGCTGGCGCGGCAGCGCGTCCGGGTGGCCGGCCTGTCGCTCTTCGCCTTCCACCTCCACCTGCTGTGCGACCTGGCGGGCAGCGGCCCCGGCTGGCCCATCTTCTACTTCTGGCCCACCAGCATGCGGGAGTGGTTCTGGGACGGGCAGTGGGACCTCGCCTCCTGGCAGAACAGCGTCATCGGCCTCGCCGTCACGCTGGCGTGCCTCGCCTGTGCCCTGCGCTGGCGGCGCACCTTCGTGGAGGTGTTCTCCGTCCGCTGGGACGCGGAGGTGACGCGCACGCTGCGGCGCCGGTTCCTCGGAGAGGCGGACTCTCCGGGGCCCACACCGCCGGCCGCCTGA
- a CDS encoding tetratricopeptide repeat protein, producing MTSFPTRIAGLALLVPALAWAQAPAQPPAPSEPPQPPSAAPTPSVAKPAELSPAGTEGIRLAQESCASDGFDKARCQKAISLLQEAERTDPDNTDVQLALAQAYWNTSYREAPQARSRGSLRERALGIYEKLVGRKTKDARPYWELSLRRKNSTERVPLLRRTVELNPKHPQANKDLAQAELKSGEVDAAVKSYEKHLEVSPYRDSQDAVDHLSFAKRLQQLGRSDAATRLTERVSRLMQGERRGTRCEIWRSVDTKLYESDGALAQRVRSLLPYCTKTEDLERASELAREGRVDEAISAAERQLQENPKPEETHVLLEKLYKSKGQLRRAADTVTRHLRQEPDAKEKCERFRALAPDTARAMPEEERRALERDCPQPE from the coding sequence ATGACTTCGTTTCCGACCCGAATCGCCGGGCTGGCGCTGCTCGTCCCGGCGCTGGCCTGGGCCCAGGCGCCCGCGCAGCCTCCGGCCCCTTCGGAGCCGCCGCAGCCTCCGTCGGCCGCGCCGACGCCGTCGGTGGCGAAGCCCGCCGAGCTGTCCCCCGCGGGCACGGAGGGCATCCGCCTGGCGCAGGAGTCCTGTGCCTCGGATGGCTTCGACAAGGCCCGCTGCCAGAAGGCCATCAGCCTGCTCCAGGAAGCGGAGCGCACGGACCCGGACAACACGGACGTGCAGCTCGCGCTGGCGCAGGCGTACTGGAACACGTCGTACCGCGAGGCGCCGCAGGCCCGCTCGCGGGGGAGCCTGCGCGAGCGCGCGCTCGGCATCTACGAGAAGCTGGTGGGCCGCAAGACGAAGGACGCGCGGCCCTACTGGGAGCTGAGCCTGCGCAGGAAGAACAGCACGGAGCGGGTGCCGCTGCTCAGGCGCACGGTGGAGCTCAACCCCAAGCACCCGCAGGCGAACAAGGACCTGGCCCAGGCGGAGCTGAAGTCGGGCGAGGTGGACGCGGCGGTGAAGAGCTACGAGAAGCACCTGGAGGTGAGCCCGTACCGGGACTCGCAGGACGCGGTGGACCACCTGTCCTTCGCGAAGCGGCTGCAGCAGCTGGGGCGCTCCGACGCGGCGACGCGGCTGACGGAGCGGGTCTCCCGCCTCATGCAGGGCGAGCGCCGGGGCACGCGGTGCGAAATCTGGCGCTCCGTGGATACGAAGCTCTACGAGTCCGATGGCGCGCTGGCCCAGCGGGTGCGGTCGCTCTTGCCCTACTGCACGAAGACGGAGGACCTGGAGCGCGCGTCGGAGCTGGCGCGGGAGGGCCGGGTGGACGAGGCCATCAGCGCGGCGGAGCGCCAGCTGCAGGAGAACCCGAAGCCGGAGGAGACGCACGTGCTGCTGGAGAAGCTCTACAAGAGCAAGGGCCAGCTGCGGCGGGCGGCGGACACCGTGACACGTCACCTGCGCCAGGAGCCGGACGCGAAGGAGAAGTGTGAGCGCTTCCGCGCGCTCGCGCCCGACACGGCGCGCGCCATGCCGGAAGAAGAGCGGCGGGCGCTGGAGCGCGACTGTCCGCAGCCCGAGTGA
- a CDS encoding mucoidy inhibitor MuiA family protein, giving the protein MLLLGLGLLASSVLPAATDAPVTSVTVFSDRARVVRTATVTVTGAQRVELPRLRGFVDPASIRVEAQGAEVTHVDVRAVSAQAFSQDSARKLLDRLEQVDEALVRNQAERDAYRAQLEALRRVRPTVRAEDASEQRPPSRTQTSGADPAAWSTAATFLVDTAARLEARLRELEEQSRTLAAERHQQAAKAAELGGAPRQPGVEVAATLSGNGPAKVLLTYFTTGARWYPRYELQLQPESQRVQVAFYGRVSQETGEDWEGAQLALSTALPSTATVLPKLTTWKLGSSERFIPTPLPHDEVFRPAPPAPPLGRPTDPESELRQKLLARAGQPDPTSTPAPSSESSAGQSSQLRGTVIDAQSRQPVPDVVITVTSSAFPGEQTAVTDAQGNYLLPSLPPGVYTLSFEKEDFRMHRRPDIQLRSQRNIRVNVELLPESLGEVAEVVGAPPTIDVGSTTAGVNVDQEFIKRVAVARPGGKGGAARSFESLAEAPTSVGLTPPSAWTRPQVDPRLPAALAGGYDLTFSSQRPETVRSGQGERSIPLVSESWPVQVERKVFPALAPDAFLVARLASPSQRVLPGGEAALFVGADPAGTATLETVVPKQSFTLPLGLDRGVRTARNVRLLQAEKGLLSKDDLGTYEVSIEVPNPYPFPLPVSVVDQWPLNTDGKVEVALLKTEPFAEQDPKKGELQWNLVVPASGKTTVSFQYTLRRPRGWRLYQQH; this is encoded by the coding sequence ATGCTCCTTCTCGGACTCGGGCTGCTCGCCTCGAGCGTGCTGCCGGCCGCCACCGACGCACCCGTCACCTCCGTCACCGTCTTCAGCGACCGGGCGCGCGTGGTGCGCACCGCCACCGTCACCGTCACCGGTGCCCAGCGCGTGGAGCTTCCCCGGCTGCGCGGCTTCGTGGACCCCGCCTCCATCCGCGTCGAGGCCCAGGGCGCCGAAGTCACACACGTGGACGTGCGCGCCGTCAGCGCCCAGGCCTTCTCGCAGGACTCGGCGCGCAAGCTGCTGGACCGGCTGGAGCAGGTCGACGAGGCCCTGGTGCGCAACCAGGCCGAGCGCGACGCGTACCGCGCCCAGCTCGAGGCGCTCCGCCGCGTCCGGCCCACGGTGCGCGCCGAGGACGCCTCGGAGCAGCGCCCGCCGTCGCGCACGCAGACCTCCGGCGCGGACCCGGCCGCGTGGAGCACCGCCGCCACCTTCCTGGTGGACACCGCGGCCCGGCTGGAGGCCCGGCTGCGTGAGCTGGAGGAGCAGTCCCGGACGCTGGCGGCGGAGCGACACCAGCAGGCCGCCAAGGCGGCGGAGCTGGGCGGCGCGCCCCGGCAGCCCGGTGTGGAGGTGGCCGCCACCCTGAGCGGCAACGGCCCGGCGAAGGTGCTGCTCACCTACTTCACCACCGGCGCCCGCTGGTACCCGCGCTACGAGCTGCAGCTCCAGCCGGAGTCGCAGCGCGTGCAGGTGGCCTTCTACGGCCGCGTCAGCCAGGAGACCGGCGAGGACTGGGAGGGCGCGCAGCTCGCGCTGAGCACCGCCCTGCCCTCCACCGCCACCGTCCTGCCGAAGCTCACCACCTGGAAGCTGGGCTCCAGCGAGCGCTTCATCCCCACGCCGCTGCCGCACGACGAGGTCTTCCGCCCGGCGCCGCCCGCGCCCCCGCTCGGCCGTCCGACTGACCCCGAGTCCGAGCTGCGCCAGAAGCTCCTCGCGCGCGCGGGCCAGCCTGACCCGACGAGCACACCCGCGCCGTCCTCGGAGTCGAGCGCCGGCCAGTCGAGCCAGCTGCGGGGCACGGTCATCGACGCCCAGTCCCGGCAGCCGGTGCCCGACGTGGTCATCACCGTCACCAGCTCCGCGTTCCCCGGGGAGCAGACGGCGGTGACGGACGCCCAGGGCAACTACCTCCTCCCCTCGCTGCCTCCCGGCGTCTACACGCTGAGCTTCGAGAAGGAGGACTTCCGGATGCACAGGCGCCCCGACATCCAGCTCCGCAGCCAGCGCAACATCCGGGTGAACGTGGAGCTGCTGCCGGAGTCCCTGGGGGAAGTGGCGGAGGTGGTCGGCGCCCCGCCGACCATCGACGTCGGCTCCACCACCGCGGGCGTCAACGTCGACCAGGAGTTCATCAAGCGGGTCGCCGTGGCGCGTCCGGGCGGCAAGGGCGGCGCGGCCCGCTCCTTCGAATCCCTGGCGGAAGCACCGACGTCCGTGGGGCTGACGCCACCATCGGCCTGGACACGGCCCCAGGTGGACCCACGCCTGCCCGCGGCGCTCGCGGGAGGCTATGACCTGACGTTCAGCTCGCAGCGTCCGGAGACGGTGCGCAGCGGCCAGGGCGAGCGCAGCATCCCCCTGGTGTCCGAGTCCTGGCCGGTGCAGGTGGAGCGCAAGGTGTTCCCCGCGCTCGCGCCGGACGCATTCCTGGTGGCGCGGCTCGCGAGCCCCTCCCAGCGCGTGCTCCCGGGAGGCGAGGCCGCCCTCTTCGTCGGCGCGGACCCGGCCGGCACCGCCACGCTGGAGACGGTGGTGCCGAAGCAGTCCTTCACGCTGCCGCTCGGCCTCGACCGCGGGGTGCGCACGGCGCGCAACGTGCGGCTGCTCCAGGCGGAGAAGGGCCTGCTCTCGAAGGACGACCTGGGCACGTACGAGGTGTCCATCGAGGTGCCGAATCCGTACCCGTTCCCGCTGCCGGTGAGCGTGGTGGACCAGTGGCCGCTGAACACCGACGGGAAGGTGGAGGTGGCGCTCTTGAAGACCGAGCCCTTCGCGGAGCAGGACCCGAAGAAGGGCGAGCTCCAGTGGAACCTGGTGGTGCCCGCCTCCGGGAAGACCACCGTCTCCTTCCAATACACCCTGCGCCGCCCCCGGGGCTGGCGCCTGTACCAGCAGCACTGA
- a CDS encoding mucoidy inhibitor MuiA family protein, which translates to MHALPLTVWALVASAKVSTVVVYPDRAQVTRVETVTCNGPTSARFEAIPPAAAPDSLRARAVGAAVEGLVSEERTRETAYGPERAKLEARRDALEREEAVLDDAAERAKDLAKLAQGFTDVAVDRVTRELTGGRPDTRAWAAAFDSAMAVRLRAVAEEQATAAKRRELKQRRDEVEAELNRVEGAASKKERHVEVRLSCPAGTQARVELTYLVGGAKWEPAYEARADEASQTVELTTLATVRQATGEDWAGAKLLLSTALPRQDATPPEVRPLYVFAEEREKERKVLVRRDEQQQHAETGDALDAVAAQGLRAAAQGLSVQLEAQEAVRVPGDGSEVRVRVARTRLKAGFTWRTVPKLHPVVFRVARVTNAAPFPLLPGVVDVYRETGFLGRQSLSRVAQGAPFELTFGVEEGLRVERQVVQELQTDKGLFNDKRRFRYVYRFELANLRPRAEVVELSEHVPVSELDDVKVELEPETTAGHVLQPADGIATWKVKLAPGEKRTLDLAFHVDAPSSYDTGGL; encoded by the coding sequence ATGCATGCCCTGCCCCTGACTGTCTGGGCGCTCGTCGCCTCCGCCAAGGTGTCCACCGTCGTCGTGTACCCGGACCGCGCGCAGGTGACGCGCGTGGAGACGGTGACGTGCAACGGCCCCACCAGCGCCCGCTTCGAGGCCATTCCTCCCGCCGCCGCGCCGGACAGCCTCCGCGCGAGGGCGGTGGGCGCCGCGGTGGAGGGGCTCGTCAGCGAGGAGCGCACGCGCGAGACGGCCTATGGCCCGGAGCGCGCGAAGCTGGAGGCCCGCCGCGACGCGCTCGAGCGCGAGGAGGCGGTGCTGGACGACGCCGCGGAGCGGGCGAAGGACCTGGCGAAGCTGGCCCAGGGCTTCACGGACGTGGCGGTGGACCGCGTCACCCGCGAGCTGACGGGCGGACGGCCGGACACGCGTGCGTGGGCCGCGGCCTTCGACTCGGCGATGGCGGTGCGGCTGCGCGCGGTGGCGGAGGAGCAGGCGACGGCCGCGAAGCGGCGGGAGCTGAAGCAGCGGCGCGACGAGGTGGAGGCGGAGCTGAACCGCGTGGAGGGCGCGGCCTCGAAGAAGGAGCGCCACGTGGAGGTGCGGCTGTCGTGTCCCGCGGGCACGCAGGCACGGGTGGAGCTGACGTACCTGGTGGGCGGTGCGAAGTGGGAGCCGGCGTACGAGGCGCGCGCGGACGAGGCCTCGCAGACGGTGGAGCTGACGACGCTGGCCACGGTGCGCCAGGCGACGGGCGAGGACTGGGCGGGCGCGAAGCTGCTGCTGTCCACGGCGCTGCCGCGCCAGGACGCGACGCCTCCGGAGGTGAGGCCGCTGTACGTCTTCGCGGAGGAGCGCGAGAAGGAGCGCAAGGTGCTGGTGCGCCGCGACGAGCAGCAGCAGCACGCCGAGACGGGCGACGCGCTGGACGCGGTGGCGGCGCAGGGGCTGCGCGCGGCGGCGCAGGGCTTGTCCGTGCAGTTGGAGGCGCAGGAGGCGGTGCGAGTCCCCGGGGACGGCAGCGAGGTGCGGGTGCGGGTGGCGCGGACGCGGCTGAAGGCGGGCTTCACGTGGCGCACGGTGCCCAAGCTGCACCCGGTGGTGTTCCGCGTGGCCCGGGTGACGAACGCGGCGCCCTTCCCGCTGCTGCCGGGGGTGGTGGACGTGTACCGGGAGACCGGCTTCCTGGGGCGGCAGTCCCTGTCACGCGTGGCGCAGGGCGCGCCGTTCGAGCTGACCTTCGGCGTGGAGGAGGGGCTGCGCGTGGAGCGGCAGGTGGTGCAGGAGCTGCAGACGGACAAGGGGCTCTTCAACGACAAGCGGCGCTTCCGGTACGTCTACCGCTTCGAGCTGGCCAACCTCCGCCCGCGCGCGGAGGTGGTGGAATTGTCCGAGCACGTCCCCGTGTCCGAGCTGGATGACGTGAAGGTGGAGCTGGAGCCGGAGACGACGGCGGGCCACGTGCTGCAGCCCGCGGACGGAATCGCCACGTGGAAGGTGAAGCTGGCCCCGGGCGAGAAGCGCACCTTGGACCTCGCCTTCCACGTGGACGCGCCATCCAGCTACGACACCGGAGGGCTGTAG
- the sitA6 gene encoding SitA6 family polymorphic toxin lipoprotein, whose translation MKSWALLLCGLLTACASTPSRECDDPGSDRCITLLCGMEACGLYFCEDVQPGRVERSQAVMPVRPPPARAPTEQLFPSSNPQRFWGSRQGLPKHAEPIFIIPWNQASEEVAARLQQDKHDQGKRTWVKHHVFPQEFKTWFKGKGINIHEWTLVIEKPIHERIHYGARGGPWNAAWRQFIEDNNEEAGEQAIHLFAVQLIFRFELTGPIVPYNRKTVVPAFPLAEEDIY comes from the coding sequence ATGAAGAGCTGGGCCCTGTTGCTGTGCGGCTTGCTGACAGCCTGTGCTTCGACACCCTCGCGAGAGTGTGATGACCCGGGCTCGGACCGGTGCATCACCCTGCTGTGTGGCATGGAGGCCTGCGGCCTCTACTTCTGCGAGGACGTGCAGCCTGGCCGTGTGGAACGCTCCCAGGCGGTGATGCCTGTACGTCCGCCTCCCGCGCGGGCGCCCACGGAACAGCTGTTTCCCTCCTCCAACCCGCAGCGCTTCTGGGGCAGCCGGCAGGGACTGCCGAAGCACGCGGAGCCCATCTTCATCATCCCCTGGAATCAGGCGAGCGAAGAGGTTGCAGCCCGGCTCCAGCAGGACAAGCACGACCAGGGCAAGCGCACCTGGGTGAAGCACCATGTGTTTCCGCAGGAGTTCAAGACGTGGTTCAAGGGCAAGGGCATCAACATCCACGAATGGACGCTCGTCATCGAGAAGCCCATCCACGAGCGAATCCACTACGGAGCTCGCGGAGGCCCCTGGAATGCGGCATGGCGTCAGTTCATCGAGGACAACAATGAGGAGGCCGGCGAGCAGGCCATTCACCTCTTCGCCGTGCAGCTGATATTCCGATTCGAACTCACAGGTCCCATCGTGCCGTACAACCGCAAGACGGTGGTTCCAGCCTTCCCCCTGGCGGAAGAGGACATCTACTGA
- the sitI6 gene encoding SitI6 family double-CXXCG motif immunity protein produces MRFFRLKDVNPPRYSGEYQADHQWFLPGVRCPMCHDTWSSIGEAYPCVDLSALPERKKFKARLEEDFEEFTRLREQVRPLAPLGVPLKPGTGLGPLVGTARGSFAQLVLQNPWTVLMHREALEQLQAEGVRGLKGCRTELRFRDKHPPELLELQVEPGGLFHRDCLPPHVPCPTCGPRFSMPREPLLDAASLPTDRDLFRLANFSTVIVGSERFVDTVRRLCFEEVDFRELPTR; encoded by the coding sequence ATGCGGTTCTTCAGGCTCAAGGACGTCAATCCCCCGCGCTACTCGGGGGAGTACCAAGCGGACCACCAGTGGTTCCTTCCCGGTGTCCGCTGCCCCATGTGCCACGACACCTGGAGCTCCATTGGCGAGGCCTACCCTTGCGTCGACCTGTCGGCGCTGCCTGAGCGAAAGAAGTTCAAGGCACGACTGGAAGAAGACTTCGAGGAGTTCACCCGCCTGCGTGAGCAGGTGCGACCACTCGCTCCGCTGGGAGTGCCGCTCAAGCCAGGAACAGGACTGGGTCCGCTCGTGGGAACCGCACGGGGAAGCTTCGCACAGCTCGTCCTGCAGAACCCCTGGACGGTCCTCATGCACCGGGAAGCGCTGGAGCAGCTCCAGGCCGAAGGGGTGCGGGGACTGAAGGGCTGCCGCACGGAGCTGCGCTTCCGGGACAAGCACCCGCCCGAGCTGCTGGAGCTCCAGGTGGAGCCCGGCGGGCTGTTCCACCGCGACTGCCTCCCTCCGCACGTGCCGTGCCCCACTTGTGGCCCGCGCTTCAGCATGCCGCGCGAGCCCCTGCTCGACGCCGCTTCGCTCCCCACCGACCGGGACCTCTTCCGGCTCGCCAACTTCTCGACCGTCATCGTGGGCAGCGAGCGCTTCGTGGACACGGTGCGGAGGCTCTGCTTCGAGGAGGTCGACTTCCGCGAGCTGCCCACGCGCTGA
- the sitA6 gene encoding SitA6 family polymorphic toxin lipoprotein, giving the protein MKTWALLLCGLLTACASTPSGEERRASAECDDPGADRCIILLCGVEACGLYFCEDVQPGRVERSQAVMPVRPPPARAPTAQPIPSSNPQRFWGSRQGLPRNAEPIFIIPWNQASEEAASRLQQDKHDQGRRTWVKHHVFPQEFKEWFAIKGINIHEWTLVIEKPIHERIHHGAKGGPWNAAWRQFIRDNRSTAGEQAIHLFAVQLIFRFELSGPVVPYNRKTVIPAFPLAEEDIY; this is encoded by the coding sequence ATGAAGACCTGGGCCCTGTTGCTGTGCGGCTTGCTGACGGCCTGTGCTTCGACGCCCTCGGGAGAGGAACGCCGGGCCAGCGCCGAGTGTGACGACCCCGGCGCGGACCGGTGCATCATCCTGCTGTGTGGCGTGGAGGCCTGCGGCCTCTACTTCTGCGAGGACGTGCAGCCTGGCCGTGTCGAGCGCTCGCAGGCGGTGATGCCCGTCCGTCCGCCTCCCGCGCGGGCTCCCACGGCACAGCCGATTCCCTCCTCGAACCCTCAGCGTTTCTGGGGCAGCAGGCAGGGGCTGCCGAGGAATGCGGAGCCCATCTTCATCATCCCCTGGAATCAGGCGAGCGAAGAGGCCGCGTCCCGGCTCCAGCAGGACAAGCACGACCAGGGCAGGCGCACCTGGGTGAAGCACCATGTGTTTCCGCAGGAGTTCAAGGAATGGTTCGCGATCAAGGGCATCAACATCCATGAATGGACGCTCGTCATCGAGAAGCCCATTCACGAGAGAATCCACCATGGAGCCAAGGGAGGTCCCTGGAACGCCGCCTGGCGGCAGTTCATCCGTGACAATCGAAGCACCGCAGGTGAACAGGCCATCCACCTCTTCGCTGTGCAGCTGATCTTCCGGTTTGAGCTTTCGGGTCCGGTCGTGCCCTACAACCGCAAGACGGTGATTCCTGCCTTCCCCCTGGCCGAAGAGGATATCTACTGA
- the sitI6 gene encoding SitI6 family double-CXXCG motif immunity protein: MRFYSLEEVSSPRYSWSLQTEHQWLLPGVRCPTCHDTWASIGEAYPSVDLSELPERKKLKAKLEEDFAEFSRLRERVRRFAPSGAPLTPGTSFGALLGRARGPFPQLVLQNPWTVLMHREALEQLQAEGVRGLKGCRTELRFRDKHPPELLELQVEPGGLFHRDCLPPHVPCPTCGPRFSMPREPLLDAASLPTDRDLFRLANFSTVIVGSERFVDTVRRLCFEEVDFRELPTR; encoded by the coding sequence ATGCGGTTCTACTCCCTGGAGGAGGTCTCCTCTCCTCGCTATTCATGGTCGCTTCAGACGGAGCACCAGTGGCTTCTCCCCGGCGTCCGCTGCCCCACGTGCCATGACACCTGGGCATCCATTGGAGAAGCCTACCCCTCCGTCGACCTGTCGGAGCTTCCCGAGAGGAAGAAGCTGAAGGCCAAGCTGGAGGAGGACTTCGCGGAGTTCAGCCGCCTGCGTGAGCGGGTGCGGCGATTCGCACCTTCAGGAGCCCCGCTCACGCCAGGAACATCCTTTGGTGCGCTCCTGGGAAGGGCTCGCGGCCCTTTTCCCCAGCTCGTCCTGCAGAACCCCTGGACGGTCCTCATGCACCGGGAAGCGCTGGAGCAGCTCCAGGCCGAAGGGGTGCGGGGACTGAAGGGCTGCCGCACGGAGCTGCGCTTCCGGGACAAGCACCCGCCCGAGCTGCTGGAGCTCCAGGTGGAGCCCGGCGGGCTGTTCCACCGCGACTGCCTCCCTCCGCACGTGCCGTGCCCCACTTGTGGCCCGCGCTTCAGCATGCCGCGCGAGCCCCTGCTCGACGCCGCTTCGCTCCCCACCGACCGGGACCTCTTCCGGCTCGCCAACTTCTCGACCGTCATCGTGGGCAGCGAGCGCTTCGTGGACACGGTGCGGAGGCTCTGCTTCGAGGAGGTCGACTTCCGCGAGCTGCCCACGCGCTGA